One genomic window of Leptospira harrisiae includes the following:
- a CDS encoding STAS domain-containing protein encodes MPSIKYKKVVVVFKRTKYELDLETYGSIQAYKEVARQNPEVFQRTFESHERQIESRNFLKAHVFPNADFVFRENFDPEDGSKYDLIVAHGGDNHFTFVAHLAGNTHLIGCNSDPNSSVGALLGFTAEELKAAVKNNFKETQVESWSLLDTEILYPNGTKLRTVPAICELSIRNNSPDLTSRFWISYLGQKEEQKCSGLLVYTGAGSTGWISSCFPKKFSPFSKHEPFFHVYSREIRVKSRETEFSLADFRALDQVEVISEMNGGLAVDSLTERHYPFPPYAKATIRLSPEKLSVIVPLKRGESMQDLPYEIEQKRINGTVIVQIKGRMESGPLDRITQTILDEMVGTDRKHLILDFSELRYISSLGIRMILDVKMNLQKRNKEMALVGVTSSILQVFHLLGLSNAFQFYADREEALKSFEEPSKS; translated from the coding sequence ATGCCTTCCATCAAGTATAAAAAGGTCGTAGTGGTCTTCAAACGTACCAAATACGAATTAGATTTGGAAACTTACGGCTCCATTCAGGCCTATAAAGAAGTCGCACGCCAAAATCCAGAAGTCTTTCAGAGAACATTTGAGTCACATGAAAGGCAAATAGAGTCTCGAAACTTTCTAAAAGCGCATGTATTTCCTAACGCTGATTTTGTGTTTCGGGAAAACTTTGATCCAGAAGATGGATCCAAATACGATTTGATCGTGGCACATGGTGGAGATAATCATTTCACTTTTGTTGCCCATTTAGCAGGAAATACTCATTTAATCGGCTGTAATTCTGATCCTAACTCTTCAGTGGGTGCTTTGCTTGGTTTTACGGCAGAAGAACTTAAAGCAGCAGTCAAAAATAACTTCAAAGAAACTCAAGTAGAGTCTTGGTCTCTTTTAGATACGGAAATCTTGTATCCAAATGGGACCAAACTTAGAACTGTACCAGCAATCTGTGAACTTTCCATCCGCAACAATAGTCCAGACCTCACATCGCGGTTTTGGATCTCCTATCTCGGTCAAAAAGAAGAACAAAAATGTTCAGGATTACTAGTCTACACGGGTGCAGGATCCACAGGTTGGATTAGTTCTTGTTTTCCAAAGAAATTCTCTCCCTTTTCCAAACATGAGCCTTTTTTTCATGTTTATTCCCGAGAAATACGAGTGAAGTCTCGAGAAACAGAGTTTTCCTTGGCAGATTTTAGGGCCTTGGATCAAGTGGAAGTTATTTCCGAAATGAACGGTGGATTAGCAGTTGATTCTCTCACAGAGAGACATTACCCGTTTCCACCTTATGCAAAGGCGACGATTCGGTTATCGCCAGAGAAATTATCTGTAATTGTTCCGCTAAAGAGAGGGGAATCCATGCAAGACTTACCATATGAAATAGAGCAGAAACGCATCAATGGAACCGTCATCGTCCAAATCAAAGGTCGTATGGAATCGGGCCCACTCGACCGCATTACACAAACGATTTTAGATGAAATGGTTGGGACCGACAGAAAACATTTGATTTTGGATTTTTCAGAACTCAGATACATATCTAGTTTAGGAATCCGAATGATTTTGGATGTAAAAATGAACTTACAGAAAAGAAATAAAGAAATGGCCCTGGTTGGTGTGACTAGTTCCATCTTGCAAGTGTTTCATTTACTTGGTCTTTCAAATGCTTTTCAATTCTATGCTGACCGTGAAGAAGCATTAAAGTCCTTTGAGGAGCCATCTAAGTCCTAG
- a CDS encoding HU family DNA-binding protein, whose protein sequence is MATTPTPMKKSEMLSELAETTGMTKKNVAAFLDSFVELAYKETKKNGAFVIPGLGKLVKRNRPKRKGRNPATGEAIMIPAKTVVKFTLSKTCKDAVVPPKK, encoded by the coding sequence ATGGCAACAACTCCTACCCCAATGAAGAAGTCCGAAATGCTCAGCGAACTAGCTGAAACAACTGGTATGACCAAAAAGAACGTAGCAGCGTTCCTAGACTCCTTTGTTGAACTCGCCTATAAAGAAACTAAGAAAAACGGAGCATTTGTGATTCCTGGTTTAGGAAAACTTGTTAAACGCAATCGTCCTAAACGTAAAGGTAGAAACCCTGCAACCGGTGAAGCGATTATGATCCCTGCTAAAACTGTTGTTAAATTCACGCTATCTAAGACTTGTAAAGACGCTGTTGTGCCTCCAAAGAAATAA
- a CDS encoding VanZ family protein, translating into MDKKPYPFLPFDDSLVGEKILLVWQKSHHSEKNLKEHLLKALDLTEDQIVFTPNAIKQTLMVSYPTEIRNYIDQKHPSKITDLLLTIAKGKSNVHPVPALDITFELIEWILTGFDLDDVLVETLSALFGTSLTNEFIDQVRAEYIKELRG; encoded by the coding sequence ATGGATAAAAAACCTTATCCTTTTTTACCTTTCGACGATTCTCTTGTTGGAGAGAAAATCCTTCTTGTTTGGCAAAAAAGTCATCATTCTGAAAAAAATCTAAAAGAACATTTATTAAAAGCATTGGATCTAACTGAAGATCAGATTGTTTTTACTCCGAATGCCATCAAACAAACGTTAATGGTTTCGTATCCTACTGAAATTCGCAACTACATTGACCAAAAACATCCATCTAAGATCACAGACTTGTTATTGACGATAGCTAAAGGTAAGTCCAATGTTCATCCTGTTCCGGCGCTCGACATTACCTTTGAATTGATTGAATGGATTCTTACTGGATTTGATTTGGATGATGTATTGGTTGAAACCTTATCTGCATTATTCGGAACTTCCCTAACCAACGAATTTATAGACCAAGTGAGAGCTGAGTACATCAAAGAACTCAGAGGATAA